The window ATCGCACTGTTCAAACAACCGATTATTCCACGTGAACACGACCCGCCGCTGCAGAGTATTTGCTTCCCTACGCTTCCTTTTTGGTACTCTGTACTAATTATTCAGGGTGACATTGTGCTGGAAGAGGACGTGTACCTAGtcatacaaaaaaagaaaaaccgCCCAGCGCCATCACATTAAAAATCACAAGCACATCGCCAATAATAGATTTAAGTCATCATTTCCACCAGAATACTATGAAATTTAGGACGCTCCAATTTTCTGAAAGATGAGGCCGCCCATTGATGGAGCTCGTCATGCACCCAACTACTACTTACTTCTACTTCCACAAAAATATGCAACGCCTGACCAAGGTGACCGAGTTGAGATAACCTACTTAAAGCATCGATCACCAACCCATGGATGCACCTGGCGCCCACACAACCCACACAAGTTAGCAGCGTTGATAACCATCGCAAGCTGGGGGAGAAATCATTTGGGGCATAGTTTGAATGCTTATCATCTCCCAGCTGAAGGCGGGCGGGCAGGTCTGGTCAGGTGGTCACAAAATTAAATCCCACTTACGCGCTGTGCCGCTCTAAATGCAGGGGGGCCAGTGGCAGCAAGGTGACAAGAACAAGGAAGCAAACGGGCGAAACAAGTGCAAACGACAAAAGCAGCGAAGAGCCGATGGAGAAAGACACTGACTTCTGAAGCGTGAACTTCAAAAGAAACTTTGCTTCAGGGCAGGCGTCGTACTACTACTAAGAGCTGAACCCTAAAGGAACAAAAGTAACTTGCTTTCTTGATTGTGACCTAACGAAACAAAAGAACGGCCAAGGACTGACGGCTAGCTGCTGCTAATTAGACACGACGCAAGCGGCATTTTACAGCTGCCGTGCTACGTGTTACTGGAGTGCTACTACCCTGCGGTAGCATTTTCGCTTACAGGATCGGCGAGCTGCTCGGGTTCCTCTCCCACGGCTTGCCCTGAGCGCCCCGGCCGGCGCCGAACGTGTCGGGGGGCCCGGTGCCGCTCCGGGCCATGCCCACCGCGCCGCCCATCGGCTGCATGAACACGGGGAGGCCCCTGCTCGTCGTCGCGCCCGTGGGGCTCATCCCGAGTCCTAGGAAGTCCAGCGTGGCTGGCTTGGCGCTGAACAGCGATGACTGGCCCATCATCAGCTCCGGCAGCCCCATCGGACCGCCGGTCGAGTCGTATGGCAGCCCGAGGCCCAGCCCGGCCGACATCATCGGGGCAGGCTCGGGCTCCAACCGCGGCGGCCATTGCTGCAGCGACCCCTCCGGGAACTGCATCTGCAtggcttcttggtggtggtggtggtggtggtggtggtggtgctgaccGGACGACGTCGACGCCGGCGAGGACGACGAGATGTCCAGGCCCAGCCCACGCAGGAACGAGGAGCTCGACGAGGTGGCGCCCATCTGCGCCGCCTTCTGCAGCAGCGCCGTGGCCGACATGTGcgccgacggggacggcgacggcggtgggagctgctgctgctgccggtcaGCCGCGGGGGCCGAGAACTGGGCGGACGCGGCGTCGGTCGCGAGGCACAGCGACGGGGGCTTGGCCGCCAGCGCGCGCTCCGGGTACTGCGGCGCCTGGGCCACGGAAGACGGCGCGAACATGCTGCCGAGGAGGCTCTGCGACGTGGCCGCGACGCTGCTGGTGCTGGCACTGACATTGGCGCCGTTGACCGAGGGCGGggacggcatcagcggcgccggcgGCGTGTACTGGACGACAGGCTCAGGCGCGGCGGCGCCGATCTCCCGCTCTGCATGAACCACAAACAGAAAGTCTCAGCAAATCAGCAGCGAGATTCAGATCACAGGCATAAGATAATAAACGTTAAGCGCTAAAAGCTGGTGCAATAGAGAGAGACAGGGCCAGAAAGCAACGGGAGGGAGGAGGGCGCCGAGCCTAGTCATGATGGGGCTCTTTTTCGTGTGTTCGTGGGCTACTTTTCTCTTTCTCGGCTGATGATGATTCGAAGTTCCCAAAGTCCAAACTCCGGAAAGGCTCTGCAATTCAACTGGGATTGCATCACAAAGCCACTAATCAGAAGTTCAGAAACTCACAAAGGCACTTTGCACGATCCTAAAAGAATCCACCAAGTGGCATCCCTCATCACCTCTCAAAGATCTAATCTCATCTCTCGCTCTGTATGAGTCTAACGCGTGCGTAAAATAATTGATTGGATTTCGAGACGCGGGCGTGCGTGCGTGCAAGAACATGTGTGTACTGGGTCACTGCTCCCCCTGGCTCTCGGACAAAGACTGCATTTTTTGGGGGAGCTCTCTCGGTCTCGGCTTCATTCCAGACAAAAATCCACCACAGTAAAATCCTTCTTCCCCGTCGCGCAATTTTGCGAACCCCATAACGCTCCAAAACATACTAACGCAGTGGTCAAAGCGGCAGTACCTCCAGTACTGTCAAATTTGACCTGACGTGAACGAGAGCAGCTAAAATAGACGGACGAACACTAGTGCGTTGACCATCATTACCTGGCTCCTCGTGCTGCTGCGGCGCGGGCGCCGGCGGCAGCTGTTGCAGTGGCACCGGAGCGGCTGGTGGTGGCGGTAGAGCAGGCGGGGCAGCAGCGCCGGAGCTCCCGTCCTCCGCCGGCGGGGCGCGCGCCTTGGCGCTCTCCTCTGCCAGCGCGTCGCAGAAGGCGCGGTGGGTGATGAAGCTGTCCCTCCTGCACGCACGCGCCGCCAATTTGTCAGCAGTCAGTCAGCAAATGGATGGTGGAAGAAGCAAATTGGCGCCGgcgaggaggggggagggagggacggAGACGGGGACGGACCGGGAGAAGAGGGTGCCGCAGTCGCAGCGGTACTCGCGGGAGCCGCAGGTCTTGGCGTGCGCCTTCCAGTCGGACTGCACGGCGTACTTCTTGGAGCACTTGTCGCACTTCCACTTCTTCTCGCCGTGCTTGCGGCAGAAGTGCTTCTTGATGCCGGTGAGGTCGCCGAGGGCGCGGGAGGCGTCGTGGTGCACGCAGCTGGGCTCCGGGCACACGTACACCCGCTTGCGCACCTCCTTGCCGCTCCGCTGCCGGAGCTTCCACGGCAGGTTGTGGCCCCGCCGGTGCAGCTGCAGGTTCTGGTCCCGCTGGAACCCCTTGTTGCAGATCTCGCACACGAACCGGTTCGTCGCCATCAGCGTCTTGG is drawn from Triticum dicoccoides isolate Atlit2015 ecotype Zavitan chromosome 4A, WEW_v2.0, whole genome shotgun sequence and contains these coding sequences:
- the LOC119284784 gene encoding zinc finger protein ENHYDROUS-like, which translates into the protein MEVDTSSATAKSGGAPPPPPPGPPAKKKRALPGMPDPDAEVIALSPKTLMATNRFVCEICNKGFQRDQNLQLHRRGHNLPWKLRQRSGKEVRKRVYVCPEPSCVHHDASRALGDLTGIKKHFCRKHGEKKWKCDKCSKKYAVQSDWKAHAKTCGSREYRCDCGTLFSRRDSFITHRAFCDALAEESAKARAPPAEDGSSGAAAPPALPPPPAAPVPLQQLPPAPAPQQHEEPEREIGAAAPEPVVQYTPPAPLMPSPPSVNGANVSASTSSVAATSQSLLGSMFAPSSVAQAPQYPERALAAKPPSLCLATDAASAQFSAPAADRQQQQLPPPSPSPSAHMSATALLQKAAQMGATSSSSSFLRGLGLDISSSSPASTSSGQHHHHHHHHHHQEAMQMQFPEGSLQQWPPRLEPEPAPMMSAGLGLGLPYDSTGGPMGLPELMMGQSSLFSAKPATLDFLGLGMSPTGATTSRGLPVFMQPMGGAVGMARSGTGPPDTFGAGRGAQGKPWERNPSSSPIL